From a region of the Agrobacterium larrymoorei genome:
- the tssL gene encoding type VI secretion system protein TssL, long form: MSNEKPSSWQDLPTVVEITEESRQRNQNARNMAAILDDIIEPGEAPERPRGETGALPIDALLSNFRFGGEEVPTLVQSAAPLLNLAHVLRFSDAQPDPEHLRRACLEAITRYERDLASARISPERARAAHYVVCATVDDVILSKPWGVRAGWARSGLVSTFHNDVTGGDRVFDILDHFHQSPGANKDLLLLIYLCLSLAFEGRTRVSPKGALELARIRDSLYKTLIGQYGVFERELSPHWQGVEARHTPLKTMAALWTLLSLLTLAFALGYLFFTLSLNGASDATFERLAKLPPSQTPSVLIAAPPEPPQPVVQEEPPKVAEAPPVVKPPEPTRLQKLMEFLEPEVQQNLVTLADVNGRLRVRINNSGLFETGSADVSPKFRDLIQRIGGALSAEKFRAVVIGYTDNVPIKTVQFPSNWHLSEARAKAVGDILTQYTGPEAILTEGRADSDPLADNSTPEGREMNRRTEIMVLTNPDEKLSDAGILSPAISTTPGQQPGAQQ, from the coding sequence ATGAGCAACGAAAAGCCCTCCTCCTGGCAGGACTTGCCGACGGTGGTCGAAATCACCGAGGAAAGCCGCCAACGCAACCAGAACGCCCGTAACATGGCGGCCATTCTCGATGACATTATCGAGCCCGGCGAAGCGCCGGAACGACCGCGCGGGGAAACCGGCGCGCTGCCCATCGATGCGCTTCTCTCCAATTTCCGCTTCGGCGGAGAGGAAGTGCCAACGCTGGTTCAATCCGCCGCACCGCTGCTCAATCTGGCCCATGTGCTTCGCTTCAGCGATGCACAACCGGACCCTGAGCATCTGCGCCGGGCCTGCCTCGAGGCGATCACCCGTTATGAACGCGATCTCGCGTCTGCCCGCATAAGCCCGGAGCGCGCGAGAGCCGCCCATTATGTCGTCTGCGCCACGGTGGACGATGTAATCCTCAGCAAGCCCTGGGGCGTTCGCGCCGGTTGGGCGCGTTCCGGCCTCGTCTCCACCTTCCATAATGATGTCACGGGCGGTGACCGGGTCTTCGATATTCTCGACCATTTCCACCAGTCGCCCGGCGCGAACAAGGACCTGCTGCTGCTGATCTATCTGTGCCTGTCGCTTGCTTTCGAAGGCCGCACGCGCGTTTCTCCGAAAGGCGCACTGGAACTCGCCCGCATCCGCGACAGCCTCTACAAAACGCTGATCGGCCAGTACGGCGTGTTCGAGCGCGAGCTGTCGCCGCACTGGCAAGGCGTGGAAGCACGGCATACGCCGCTGAAAACCATGGCCGCGCTATGGACTTTGCTTTCCCTTCTCACCCTTGCTTTTGCGCTTGGCTATCTCTTCTTCACGCTCTCTCTCAACGGCGCATCGGACGCAACCTTCGAGCGGCTTGCCAAATTGCCACCGTCGCAAACACCAAGCGTCTTGATAGCCGCGCCACCTGAACCGCCCCAGCCCGTGGTCCAGGAGGAGCCGCCAAAGGTTGCCGAAGCGCCGCCTGTGGTGAAACCACCTGAGCCGACACGGCTTCAAAAGTTGATGGAGTTTCTGGAGCCCGAGGTTCAGCAGAACCTCGTGACACTGGCCGACGTCAATGGACGCCTGCGGGTGCGCATCAACAATTCCGGCCTGTTCGAAACCGGCAGCGCAGATGTGAGCCCGAAGTTCCGCGATCTGATCCAGCGCATCGGCGGCGCACTTTCTGCCGAGAAGTTCCGCGCGGTGGTGATCGGCTACACGGATAATGTTCCGATCAAGACGGTCCAGTTCCCATCCAACTGGCATCTTTCGGAGGCCCGCGCAAAGGCCGTTGGCGATATCCTCACCCAATATACCGGGCCAGAGGCGATCCTGACCGAAGGTCGGGCCGACAGCGATCCACTGGCGGATAACAGCACGCCGGAAGGCCGTGAGATGAACCGCAGAACCGAAATCATGGTGCTGACCAACCCAGATGAAAAGCTGAGCGATGCCGGAATTCTATCGCCAGCCATATCCACGACACCCGGACAGCAGCCAGGAGCCCAGCAATGA